In Rheinheimera sp. MM224, one DNA window encodes the following:
- a CDS encoding acyl-CoA thioesterase, whose protein sequence is MLHHTFIKVRGYHLDGYQHVNNARYLEFLEEARWGYLEQHGDIEHFEQLGLAWVIVNININYRAQATMGQQLRIDTEFSAINTKSSIIHQKIWLEGTDTLVADANITFVCLDKNTGRAVVIEGDLKNRLEPRLTNQIAI, encoded by the coding sequence ATGTTACATCACACTTTTATCAAAGTCCGGGGTTACCACCTGGATGGTTACCAGCACGTCAATAACGCCCGCTATTTGGAGTTTCTGGAAGAAGCCCGCTGGGGTTATCTGGAACAACATGGCGATATAGAGCATTTCGAACAGCTGGGTTTGGCCTGGGTGATCGTCAATATCAATATCAACTACAGAGCTCAGGCCACTATGGGCCAGCAACTGCGTATTGATACTGAATTCAGCGCTATCAATACCAAAAGCTCCATTATTCATCAGAAAATATGGCTGGAAGGCACGGACACTTTAGTGGCTGACGCCAATATCACTTTTGTCTGTCTGGATAAAAACACAGGTCGTGCTGTGGTGATTGAAGGGGATTTAAAAAATCGTCTTGAGCCACGTCTGACAAACCAGATCGCTATTTAA